A section of the Salmo trutta chromosome 4, fSalTru1.1, whole genome shotgun sequence genome encodes:
- the LOC115192561 gene encoding protein FAM78B, whose product MGCIQSITCKSRIKRENIVVYDVSATIDHCPTIIEENSPIVLRYKTPYFKASARIVMPPIPRNETWVVGWIQACTQMEFYNTYNDIGMSSWELPELCEGLVRAISDSDGVSYPWYGNTTETVTLAGPTSKPSRFTVSMNDNFYPSVTWAVPISDSNLPLLTRIKRDQSFTTWLVALNTATREKILLQTVKWRMRVDILVDPAMPLGSRATLMGRTHQDQPRVLTRMEPIPPNALGRPNANDAQVLMWRPRKGPPLVVIPPK is encoded by the exons ATGGGCTGCATACAGAGCATCACCTGTAAGTCGCGCATCAAACGCGAAAACATAGTGGTCTACGACGTTTCCGCCACTATCGACCACTGCCCAACAATCATTGAGGAGAACTCGCCTATAGTGTTGCGCTACAAGACGCCCTATTTCAAGGCCTCTGCGCGGATAGTGATGCCCCCTATTCCCCGTAATGAGACTTGGGTGGTGGGTTGGATCCAGGCATGCACCCAGATGGAATTCTACAACACCTACAACGACATCGGCAT GTCTAGCTGGGAGCTACCAGAGCTGTGTGAGGGTCTTGTGAGGGCCATCAGTGACTCAGATGGGGTGAGCTACCCCTGGTACGGCAACACCACCGAGACGGTCACCCTGGCGGGGCCCACCTCCAAGCCCTCTCGCTTTACCGTCAGCATGAACGATAACTTCTACCCCAGTGTGACCTGGGCAGTGCCCATCAGCGACAGCAACCTTCCCCTGCTCACCCGCATCAAGAGGGACCAGAGCTTCACCACCTGGCTGGTGGCCCTCAACACGGCCACGCGGGAGAAGATCCTGCTGCAGACGGTCAAGTGGCGCATGCGGGTGGACATCCTGGTGGACCCCGCCATGCCCCTGGGCTCCAGAGCCACCCTGATGGGCCGGACACACCAGGACCAGCCCCGCGTCCTAACCCGCATGGAGCCTATCCCCCCCAATGCCCTGGGGAGGCCCAATGCCAACGATGCCCAGGTGCTGATGTGGAGGCCCAGGAAGGGCCCGCCTCTGGTGGTCATCCCTCCTAAgtag
- the LOC115192564 gene encoding UDP-N-acetylglucosamine transporter-like isoform X1 has product MSQGSQFVGVVAVLVACCSSGFAGVYFERILKETKQSVWVRNIQLGMFGLVFGLMGMFVYNGERVRESGMFKGYNTITWTVVALQALGGLVIAAVIKYADNILKGFATSLSIILSTLISYFWLQDFDPTSVFFLGAVLVIVATFLYGYEDKPSPNPSRA; this is encoded by the exons ATGTCCCAAGGGTCCCAGTTTGTGGGCGTGGTGGCGGTGCTGGTGGCCTGCTGCTCCAGTGGCTTCGCTGGGGTTTATTTTGAGAGGATCCTCAAAGAGACCAAACAGAGCGTCTGGGTCCGCAACATCCAACTGG GAATGTTTGGCCTGGTGTTTGGTCTGATGGGGATGTTTGTGTACAATGGGGAGAGAGTCCGGGAATCTGGGATGTTCAAGGGATACAACACAATCACCTGGACAGTGGTGGCTCTGCAG GCACTAGGAGGGCTGGTTATAGCAGCTGTCATCAAGTATGCAGACAACATCCTGAAGGGCTTTGCCACGTCACTCTCCATCATCCTGTCAACCCTCATATCCTACTTCTGGCTACAGGACTTCGACCCCACAAG TGTGTTCTTCCTTGGTGCAGTACTGGTCATCGTGGCCACCTTCCTGTATGGCTACGAGGACAAGCCCTCCCCCAACCCCAGCCGTGCCTAG
- the LOC115192564 gene encoding UDP-N-acetylglucosamine transporter-like isoform X2: MKGFYYRMFGLVFGLMGMFVYNGERVRESGMFKGYNTITWTVVALQALGGLVIAAVIKYADNILKGFATSLSIILSTLISYFWLQDFDPTSVFFLGAVLVIVATFLYGYEDKPSPNPSRA; encoded by the exons ATGAAAGGTTTCTACTATA GAATGTTTGGCCTGGTGTTTGGTCTGATGGGGATGTTTGTGTACAATGGGGAGAGAGTCCGGGAATCTGGGATGTTCAAGGGATACAACACAATCACCTGGACAGTGGTGGCTCTGCAG GCACTAGGAGGGCTGGTTATAGCAGCTGTCATCAAGTATGCAGACAACATCCTGAAGGGCTTTGCCACGTCACTCTCCATCATCCTGTCAACCCTCATATCCTACTTCTGGCTACAGGACTTCGACCCCACAAG TGTGTTCTTCCTTGGTGCAGTACTGGTCATCGTGGCCACCTTCCTGTATGGCTACGAGGACAAGCCCTCCCCCAACCCCAGCCGTGCCTAG